CATGATTTGTTCTCTACTAAATCCAAACTACTTCCAAACAATGGATGATTATAactgatgaatgaatgattttctttttgcccCTCTGAAGTCGTAACATTCAGGAGAGTTATTCGCAGGCTGTAGCTGCAGGGTGCGTGTGTTGTGGCATGGCAGCTCTTCAAAAgtggaggctggctgctagTCAAGGAAATGCTTGATTTGATATGCAGCAAAGTTTTCTGTTAACAAAGCATGCAGTTGATCATGTTAATTTAATTGTGGGAGGCCAAAATCGAGATTGTGATTAACAATTgataattgtgcagccctactacAGTCCATAAGAGTCTTTAAGTAAAAATCACTTGATCAATATGAATgacttgggggaaaaaaatcaatttaagtgAGGTGAGGTCAGGACACCTTACCGATTGGTTTGTAGTCTGTGGCATTAAAGGTCCTGAACGATGACCCAAAGGGACTTTTCATCTGCATTTCCATCATGTCATCTTCATCGTCAGCCTGCAACATTGCTGCAAAACCAAAAGGCCACGGCATGAGCGAGAGAGTAAATAAATCTGTGCACAGTGAACTGTTTAGCTGTGGTTTGGCCTCCTGAGATGTCCAAGTGTTCGTTGTACGGGCTGAGCCATTACGGCACGCCCATAGCTCTTCCTGTGAGGTGGCGTGAACCAGCTGGTTCTCTCTGTTGCCAGTCCAACGCTGAGCCTTCTGCCCATATGGCTCTGAGTGACGGTggtatcaaacacacacacacacacacacacacacacacacacacacacagacctctaCAGGCTCTGTTCACACCTCtctacaaatacacacatgctcactTTGCTTCATAATTACCAGCCTTTCACTCAGACACACCTTTCACACACTTGTACTACATGTGGAGCGAGTTGAAGGCTTAATGCCAGAGCCTCTACATTACCCATCATGCAGTGGGCTTCTGTATTTACCTCCATAGATGACGGTGCCGTTGTTGTTGAAGACTATTCTGCACTGGTCCAGAGCGGGAACTGTGTGGAGGAGGTGGAACGTCCGGAGATCCCACTGAAACTCCAACTAAGGACCATGACACCATTCTTCATTTGCTCCAACTAAATCTGCTACAAATTTAATTACACAGCGATTAAAACTATCCCCAGGGCAATGAAATCAATTTTCAGTgcaataaatatttaatgtttagcAGTGAAATAAAAGCCCAACAGTCATCCTATCATTGGAGCGGCTACAAATTTAAACACTGatgcaatctttttttttgtctcggTCAGATTTATGAAATGTTCCACTGTATACTCATTACTTAAGTCCAATGTTAAACAAGCACTCTTGAACCACAGTAAtgaaatcactttattttaattaaagcaATTAATTAAGAAGACGATATGCGGGTCTCTTTAATACTGCAACATTTCTTTCCACCATATGGTgatgtacatttacatttttgtttttaatagacATATTTTAACCACCTGTTGTGTCTTTATACTCATTGTTCTGCCTCACACTTTGGAAAAGatccataaattacattttactcATGCTATCAATATCTAAACAGCAGTAATGgctgtcagtccaccactttggtccagagtgaaatatctcaacagctactggatggattgccattaaattttGTTCAGATATTCAGTGGATGAACCcaactgactttggtgatcccctgactgtTCCCTCAGCTTCACCATGTGGTTCACgtttgtgtattttcattttgaaaactgTATGAATGGCCATAAAAATTTGTTACAGACCTTAATGTTtgcttttggatatttttttataacttcAGTTATCCCTTAATTTATATTCTAGCAACATAAAGTCAGCTCTGTGCTCATGGAAGAGGTCCAGCAATAACCCTGTGTGCTTACACACCTGTCTGTTATTGATACACCAACTCTTCTACCTCCCCTAAGCGTGAAAGTTGGGTGAGAAAGGgcggacgacatgcagcaaagggcaacAGGTCAGAGTctaacctgggccgctgcaaaGGACTCAGCTCACATGGGGCACACACTCTCCCACGTGAGCTAGAAGTCTCCCCCACTCAGGTATTTTATGCCCAAATTAAAATTGTGCTTAAAAACAGGTGGCTGGAAACACGGTTATTATAaggatgttagcatgctgatgttagcatttagctcaaattGCAATGTTCCCTCTTTTATGATGAGATTGAGGATGAGTTAACTATCACGTTCCTTTTACCAGTCAATAGGCATCTTGCTATCAACAATAAACATTCACTCCAAAATCAGTTAGTCTCCTACTGTACTCTTATCAACCCAAGTATTGACGTCTCAAGGATACAATCTCCGTGTTTACGATGACCTCCAGGCCGTTGGGATGGAACACTCCGCTGATGTTCATGTTGAACTTGTCGAACTTGTGGATGGCCTGAGCTGTGCGCACATCCCATAGCACGCCGTCATTCAGCACCAGGTCATCTGTTGGGTTGAAGGTGGCACAGTTCCTCTTGTAGTTGTTAGCCAGGTCTGGGTTGTTTAGAGTCAGAGTTACCTGGCCTGTCTGGATGTCGTAAATCTGGAGAAGACACAAGCTAAATGTAAGCATTCACCATTGATGTGTGGTGTTTTTTCTGTATTGATCATTACATAAACTCATATCATCCTGTTAAAATGCTGACAGACATACCCGTGCTACATGTTCCTTGGTCCCAATGACACGATCTTGTGAAAGCTTACTGAACTCCACATAATGATCGCCCAGAAAAGAATGCCTGAAGACAACCAGAGCAACATTTCAACATTTAATCAAAGACACAGAGCCAGCCTGGGTTTAAAAGCTGAGTAGTTTAAAACTTATAATTGCTTAAAGACGCAGAAGAAATCCAAATCCATCGGCAGAGTCCCAGTGTTGCCTTGGTTAAACTGTACGGATGAATGATGCAAAGTGCTTGTGTTCCATGAACTGAAGACTGCAGCCCTCAGGCTGTTAGCGTACATAATTAAACAGCATGTCATCTCCTTTCGGCAGCTCGCTCTTTTGACAACATAAAGCTGCTGTAATATTGGGCAGGGAAgaccacatactgtacatggagGCAGCAGGATCACACACAGTAGTCATGTCATATTCGTGTCACAATTCTGCACTGCAAATGTTTGTTTATCTAAGATTTTCTTTGTAGCTGGTAAAAAATATGAGATTGGTCTCTTAGGCAAACATCACTTACTTCATGATGAAGACTGATTTCATGCCCCACAGTGCAGACAGAGGGTAACTCCAAGAGGCTGACGTCAAGAGCAGAGAGCCAtcctaaaaacacaaaatgttatGGTTGAAAATCTCCTCTGAGAGACATATAAACTCTGCttgaaataataatgtgtgtCTCATTTGGTTTTTCCACACAAAACGTTCAATTACATGGTTAAAAATCCCTATTATCCctattttttttggaaaatcctgcatagtgtacctttaactGCTTTATGTAAGATGTTACACGGCTTCAACTCGGACCTTCAAGTAAAGCAACAAtgtgcaaaacacattttcagctTTAAATATCTCACACGTAAGAGGAGAGTGAAGTTGCAttcagcaacagcagcaacacataACATAAAACTGTTGGTATTCTAGTAGCTTTGTCTACGGACCCGTGAGGGCTCCAGGTGAGTGATGGCTGAACTGTGACAGCTGTAGCTGGCTTCCTCCTGGCCTGTAAACACATTGTAGAGTTTGAGCTGCCCTGTGCACGTCCCGAGCATCAGGAACCGCTCGCGAGCTGAGAAGGCACAACACATGAATCCACTCTCGTCTTCGTCTGCCTCCCTGAACACGGAGATGGGACGGAACCTGGAAAACACAAAGTAGAGAATGTAGAGAAAAGGTTGTGGAGGATGGTGAAGTAATCCAACGTTGTGTTCattgaaagaaacaaaaatctaACAAACCTGCTGAAGATGAGATGTCTGTCAAAGCAGCCTCCATCCACTCCTCCATATTTAGGATATATAACCCGCCGTGTGTGTCGGGATGTAAAGTTGATGGGTGCTTGGCGTCTCTGTTTGGGCTCGGGGCATTGGTGGGGggtgaagagagagaaaggtggGCATGTTGCCACAGGGTTTTTACAGCGTGCATGCTGCTCCCTCAGGTACTCTGTGATGATGCTGTCTAACGCAGGGGGGGAGGGCAGGTGCCTGTCAAACTGTTTCTTCATGGCTGGACTCTGGCTGAAGGCGCCGTGGTCAGATTTCTGCCTAAGCACCCGAGGTTTCTTGCAGCTCACCGTGCCACACCCGGTTTGCCGTTCACGAGAGAAAATGATTCGTCCAATCAGTGGAGAGCCGTTGCTACAGGGTGGGACAGATGTTGAGGGGAAAGCAGTAGAAggacagacagcaggttgtgATGTAGAAGGACGTGTTTGTGGATTAGTGGATccgggggtggatggatgagagGGGTGGCTTCCGAGTCTTGACCCAACACCATTGGCGAGCCGTGGGGTGCGGGGTAGAGTAGCAACAGGGGAGGCAGGTGGGGGAGGGGCGACAGGAGCGAAAGCAGAAGTTGAATGtgcagaatgagacagacatgcCATTGGGAGATCTGCCTCCTTGGTGAGTGTGGTGGCGGTGTCATGAAGGCCTTTGGCCACAAGGTGGTTCCTGATAAGCAACAGCAGCTCTTTCTCAGGAAAGGAGATCCTGGACTGAGCGACCACACTGGCCCTCTGCAGCCATGCCAAAGAAACGTCCGTACCGATGAGCAGCGGTTTCCCAGAGATCCTTTCTATCAGTTCAGCAGCAAACTTACAGAACTTGACATGTTCGCTGCGTTTGTCCTGGAGCACAGGCTCCTTCATGAGCTGCTGGATGTGTCCGCTGCTGAACAAAGGCAGCTTGCTGATGATCTGTCTGACGGAGCTGGAGCGAGACAGACCCACCAGAGCCTTGCAGGCCAGAGCTCGGATCTGATCTGCATCTGTAATGGGCATCTTCACCGTCAGCAGGGACAGCAGCACCTACAGAACAGACGCAGGATGTAAGTTAAAAACAAAGGCTGACAGAACAGAAGGCTTATTTAAAAGCGTATTTTTTTAGGAAAGTTCCCAGCTGAGTAAACTGACCCGGTCGTGTCTCAGAAAAATCCTCTAAATTCTACTGAAAGGCTCTTCAGTACTTTGCTATCTTATTTATCCCAGGAAACGCAGAACTCTTTTTTAAAGAGTAAAGGAGAAACTGCTCTGCAATTGTTTGCTCAGGCAGCACAAAACTCAACAATTATCACATTTCTGACCAAGTGGTTTTAATCAGTCAAATCAACTTGTTTAGAGATTTAGCTTTGATGATTAAACATGTGCCTGAGCAAAAATCATTCACAGAGCAAACGTTTAAACAGATGTTCTGATCTGATGTTTGTCTCATGTTTTATCTTTACATCAGCTAATCCAAGTGTAGTTGGAGCCTCTTGGCACAATAGTTGCTTTCCAAATCCCAATTTTACAGCCTGACATGTAAATCCTAATCTAAGATGAAGACATCTGTGTGTTATGCAGGTTAAGTTGATGTCTATTAATgccaaatcaacattttttttcttgctgccTGTGAATTAGCATGTTATAAAAAATGGTCAGTTTTCTTTCTGCATAGTCCCATCAAAGTGTCCTTAATTGATATAATGAACTTTAAATCTATGCCTTGCATGGCAGCTCCACTGCAATGAGTGTAcggatgtatgtgtgtgtgtgtgtgtgtgtgtgtgtgtgtgtgtgtgtgtgcgtgtgactTAATAAAGTGTGCACTGTTCACAAGATAAGGGCACCATATAAATCCAGTCCATTTACCACTGCAGCTCTTAGCAGCACCTGTCTTGATGAACAAATATGTCTCAAAACTCTGACTGCTGCAACAACTTTAAACCCAGTCTTACAGAATGACTATAAAGACTTTAAGGTCACCCTTTGGTACAATCACAATACAGTCCTTGCCCCTACTACTTAGCCCTGACCCCTCCGTTTTGCACGTTCATGTCTAGGAGTAGGGTGTCCCgattcttgttgggatagaggggtAATGTGAAGTGTTAGGGCTACATTGCCCTCCTAGCAGagtttttcagaggcacacttcaAACTATTATGAAAAATCATCGACAAGATGGCTgcacaagcaacaaaagaaacccacaaTTGGATTTTCttataaagattttaaaattatgataaccATTGTGTAATGGTAGTTTAATATCCTCTCAATATATTATGGTCCTTCTCTTTATAACAAGcataacaaaaaatgaaacGCTTGTAGTATCCTGATGTCTCAGTAGCTAACTACCTATCCAGTTAACGTAAATTGTTTTTGCTGATTTGTTCATGACAGTcccacattttgacatgtttttaagTCACACCCCCCCCTTTGATGGTACATGACCCCTGAATTTCAACTCAAGTCCAGCAGCgaagttgctgcacttgttacCGCTCCTCTAATATCAGTGCAGGCTGGCAGGGTAGGAGCACGGGTTTCCGCCTTGTAATGAAAAggtgattttttatttgatgacttgttaAATCGATAACTTGAAACTTAATTTTTGAGCAAACCATGAGCATTCTGACAACTACAAAAGGCTGCCTTCTGTCAACGCAAGAGAAATCCCCTCAGCAGAAGACAGCATATTCGCAATACTCAGCAATACTCAGCAACACTCGTCGCGTCTGTTCACGTAAACATCAGCATCAATGACTAACAATGACAAATCAGGGTCGCGAAGGGTTGTACTTTTTCATAAGGGGAGATTTTATCAACTACCCCTCGAAACGCTGTTGCAAAGGGCAAGGTGTAGGGGTAAAAATATGTGATTGGGCCATTGTCAGtgtgttaaaaaatgtaaaatacagccTTAAAAACCACAGTCTTTGACGACTGGTGTAACTTAACTCTACCTTGATGCCATTGTTGGACTGCACCACATTCCACATCTTGGTGAGCACACTCTCGCTGGCTTTGGTCTGCTGAGGCAGGCGGCGACGGGGGGTGCCTGCGATGAACTTGCCAATGCTGGACATGCGTTTGTCTGGAGCACATACGCAGTTGATGACGACCTGCAGAGCTGACTTCTGAATCTCGGCATCATTTACAAACACCTCTCCCTCTGCCACTGCCAGGACTATACTCATTCCTGAgggggaagaaaaacaaataattaaatgagAAACCTTGCACAAAAATAATACTTGGAGTCACGCCATCTCTCAGAGGAGCTGGGCACAGGTATtatgaaataaaccaaaatgaaaatacaaagcTGCTGCATGTTATTACATTCTGTGTGGAGTGATAATCCTTTTAATTTTATTGCACTACATTTCTAAAAAGCAAATGTCCATGCTCCATTATGATGGGACACTAGACCAGGGCAGTGTGGACAAATTTACAGTTACAGCTGCTACAACAACATACTTTATGCCATCCTGCTTGAATGTATTGGTGATTATTTGctgtatacatttattttaacattgctGATTCATATTCAATACAAAACACTTAAGCGGCATCGCACTCTGATAACACCTACCAACAGTGGAAACAGTGGATCCTCCCTCATCGAGCACAGCAACAGCCTCAGACAACAACAGCTGGGTCTTTGGAACAACTGTGAGGATGCTCAGGATGTCCAGGGCATAACGCACTGTATCGCTCCTACAGCGAGAGAAAGATTCatcattatattacattatcaAATCATTATATCACCACATAACACATCACGTCGTCAAATAACTGTAAGTGACAAAGCTCTctggaaaaaatgtaaaaaagatgATAAAGCAGGAAGCAGGGAGGCAAACACATGTAATGGTCAGAAAACAAAGAGCTACCAGAATCAAGAAAAAGGCGACACCGCATTAATATGACCATGTGACGACATGCCTGGGGCCCTCTGCAAAATTCTGCTGAACCTGACTCCTACCTGACCCATGTGCCATGTAAACCATTTGCCACTGCCACACAGTCACACCTGACAGCCCAATGCTCACTACGAACCTCCCTACTTTAACAATCTACTCCATCTGTTAGTCAGAGAATAAGTAGACCTATACAGAACAGAAAGAGGTATTAATAAACAATATTtactaaacaaaatattttcccCAAGATTTcctttttatacattttcaaaaattaacACTATTAATGGCTGAATACTTGATGGTTATGATTTACTGAGAGATTTCGCATCCGTTTCGTAGAGTATGCCCAGCTCTTCTACAgtttaaaattaatattttattagtaGTCAATGTCAATCCATTGTTTTCCATCCTGTGTTCGTCCAGAGTTCTAACTTAACTTTGACTGAGAAACTAGATAATCATCTTGATTTAAAATGATGTGCTCCTATGAGAATTGCCTTCACGCCCATATATTGCCTACACTGGTCCCCACAGaggttgctgctgctggaaagcACAAGTTTCATTTCATGCACATGCATATAAATGCACGTTCATGCCTAGCTTGCAACAATAGAAGATTTTCATGGGACAATAACCATCTTACACAATATCATGGTCTCACGGTATCACACAAttactattatcattactaCTATCAGTTACAGTGACAcataaaggaatgaaaacagaaggatTTCATTGGCTTAACAAAAGCTTTATATAACTGAAACCTGAAACCATTTTTTCAATGAggtgtgtgtaaaaagtctgACAGGCAGTTGAGGAAGAAAGAAGATGTGCATACGCAGGTGAGAGTCTTCATCCTGTTGCTTTTTTAATGCTGGGTATCACCACTGAATTCCTAAATCGAATCATTCGATTAGACTAGATTTACGATTCGATATCGATTCAATTGGGGATATTTCAGTAACAATACCAATTTTTGCTAGaatgtgaaagagattctcagagaaCTAATACTCAGAACATgattaaaactgaatattttataactTAACGTTGTTTctaaagcagcaacagtaacattaaaacagcaaagtccCAATATAAACTCAATATCTCActaaacaaatctaaaatgtcaataaaataaattatattcctgacatcacaatactgagtgaagtttagaaagaataaagaacacagacatcagtcagtatctGTCAGTCCTGCTGTcctgctcctccctctgctgctgaggagattCACTTGCAGGTAACATTAACGTTGGTAAGTGATACATGGCTAACAAACAGTTTGCGTGGGAAGAAtcgattattttaacccagccctaGGTGTGACAGCCGTCAAAGTTTCATTCCACAGTATATGGTTTTAAAGTATACCAATTCATCCGCAATGCAGTTTTCTTTTCCAAGTtgcactttagaaacattgttGTCCACTGGCTTTAATCGGATGTAATAAATAGATGTATTTCACTCTGTCAGGCACAAATTCACAGAACAGCCCTGGAAGTGTCCGACAGGCAAGCAAGACATGCCAAAACATGCACTGCAACATTACTATTATTTGCTAACTTCAGACTTGGAGAGGAGAAAACACAAGTTGACCTGATTACTGTTCCCGcaactcactctcactctctggGTTTTTTTGCTCCTTTTTGTGACCTGAAGGATAATTACGCTCCATCCTCTCATCAAAGTTATGAACACTGACACCTGCTTTGGCATGAGAGGGAGGCGTGGCCGGTGTAACTTGCTATATTCTTAAATAAAGAGGATATTCTATTTACTCATAGGGGCGTGACAGAAATAAGCTGTAGGAAACGTTAAGGAGATTCGTCCATCACACATATCCCCCTTCAAAAAACTTTTTGAATCTGGATGATCCACACAAGTCATCCAACTTGACGTTAAAAAAAAGCCTCATCGCCTAAAAGTGAGTTGTTTGCATCCCTGAAGAGGAAATGAGAACTACTGTTTGATCCATACCTGCCATAGTAGGTCCTCCAGTCACAGGCAATGGAAatgagctgcaggaggagctggacacATGACAGCTTGTGAAAGACCTCCGCTGGTTCCCAGTACAGTCTTAGTGGACCATACTCTATCAGAAACTCCATCATTTCCACCACCTGCTCACGACTGTAGCTGACCGCCTGGGGAAGAAGACGAGAACGCAAATGATCACGACAAGAACACAGACTTCTGCTATTTGTTTACAACaactaaaacaataaatagaGTGACTAaaccacacatttatttatttctaaggACTAAACGTACTTTCTgagtaaaacatttaaaaatgtttacataataaataaattgtccAGTAACGTCAATATCACTTATCCTTTGTCCTCTGTGTACCTTGTAGTACGGCTGGGAGTGAATGGGGGCACCTCCCTCCGTGCGCTGTAGGGATTGCTTCACCTGCTCCACCTTTATCGCCAGATGGGCCTCAAAGTACCTGCGCAGGGCCATGCAGGTGTGCTTGGCCGTCTGCCTGCTGGAGAAAATCTCATCATCACTCAGCAGCGCTCCTTGGTCCTCAGGGTTCAGGATCTCCAATGTGCTAATCTGGAAACAGTCAGTTCATATCACCGTAAGCATCTGTTATGTTATGATACAGATTTGACTCAGTTCTCGAAACGTATCGTATTTTCTGTGAATGATACGGATGGTTACGTTTTACATGGTTACAGCGAGGCAAACACGACTGTCGGTTTGTCCTACCAGATTGACGAGGCGTCGGAGCCCGTCCTGCCTGTCGAAGAGCTCCAGGACGGCACGGAAGGAGAAGGAGATGGAGAAGAACATGGTGGCGTGGCAGCAGCCGGACGCATGTGAGCATTCCAGCAGCCACAGCGTGTAACCAACCACATCTGACAGGATGGAGTGGGGCAACATGCACACCTTGAGAGGAAAGGACACATTTATGAATACAAATGTGCACTGCTACTAGAGCTGCCAAAAAAATACCACAGTTGCCCTTTAAACAGAACAGACAGGCAAGTTAATAACTGTATCACTAAACTGTAACACAGCCATTAGGTACTTTCGAGATGTATCACATATCGTTATCTAAATTCCAGACAATATTTTATGTCACAATGCAATATGACACATTGCCAAGCTCCAACACCTTTCCTTTGGCACATACATTACCCAAACATCAAGCTGCAAGCAAAATTTGGCACAATTATGGCAACACTCCAGATTTCATTGTGTATTTGCATGACGTGTGTCTGTTCTGTACCCTTTCCATGGCGTCCTGGTTATAGGCAAGGTAGTAGAGGCACAGAGACACTCCAGTAGCAGCCATGGACGGCCTGGGGATTTCCAGCAACTTCTGAACTCCTCCATGAGCCACAAACTCTGCAGCAAACTTCttgtgcagcagcagcgaggCGAGGTACTGCGAGGAGAGAGAAAAGTAGAGAAATAAGTCAGAGGAGCTTGACCTTGCATTTTGGCAGCATGGAGGATCAACTGGAGGAGATGGTGTTTACCTTGAGAGCCTCAAAGGTGAGCTGCACGTCATTGGTCTGCTTTAGATCCATGTAATGCATGAGGAGCTCACGAGCCCCCATCTGCATGAACACCGCCAGTAGCTGCaggaaggaggagaaagaacGGGCACTGAGAACACATAAATCAGGTACATTCGCTTTACTGTGGAACTTATAGATGACAAGTTACTGGAAacaatgttaaatattaaaaaaaagtccccacacatttttaccaagaattttcaaagtttttccataatatttttttatgttttcagtaGTTTAAATGGGTAGGCCTCTGTAGCAACACAGCCATATATTATAACAAATGCACTTCCCAGGCATTTGCAGGAAAGCAAACTGGTAACACTTTGTAACTTTAC
This genomic stretch from Epinephelus moara isolate mb chromosome 16, YSFRI_EMoa_1.0, whole genome shotgun sequence harbors:
- the LOC126402895 gene encoding DDB1- and CUL4-associated factor 1-like; this encodes MASASASVDSKAELTALLEQWEREQQGSTQELVNILTKISERVEKETEEYHKADPDPFDDRHPGRADPECVLGHLLKILFKNDDFMNTLVNSYVMTSREFSLNAAACRLLQNIMPGLETAVVFQEKEGIVERLFKWAQEAEQPLRIYATGLLAGAMENQDIAANYREENSVLVPLMLHRLRELQDKDAENKREIKRPSPRKTLSEPLLPLDEETVDGGFEEKPFTPGRNGAEREGVGPEEDGEIPFSTIEPENELSFRLNSPHKTSSRTNSAVKTMMKPMSAPGSLAHQGMSDGSSYLKRRVERESGRITKQKLNFSLPEPERTFSELSNSSWSEMSPWVIGNNYHLYPLTPEIEQRLILQYLTPLGEYQELLAVFMQMGARELLMHYMDLKQTNDVQLTFEALKYLASLLLHKKFAAEFVAHGGVQKLLEIPRPSMAATGVSLCLYYLAYNQDAMERVCMLPHSILSDVVGYTLWLLECSHASGCCHATMFFSISFSFRAVLELFDRQDGLRRLVNLISTLEILNPEDQGALLSDDEIFSSRQTAKHTCMALRRYFEAHLAIKVEQVKQSLQRTEGGAPIHSQPYYKAVSYSREQVVEMMEFLIEYGPLRLYWEPAEVFHKLSCVQLLLQLISIACDWRTYYGRSDTVRYALDILSILTVVPKTQLLLSEAVAVLDEGGSTVSTVGMSIVLAVAEGEVFVNDAEIQKSALQVVINCVCAPDKRMSSIGKFIAGTPRRRLPQQTKASESVLTKMWNVVQSNNGIKVLLSLLTVKMPITDADQIRALACKALVGLSRSSSVRQIISKLPLFSSGHIQQLMKEPVLQDKRSEHVKFCKFAAELIERISGKPLLIGTDVSLAWLQRASVVAQSRISFPEKELLLLIRNHLVAKGLHDTATTLTKEADLPMACLSHSAHSTSAFAPVAPPPPASPVATLPRTPRLANGVGSRLGSHPSHPSTPGSTNPQTRPSTSQPAVCPSTAFPSTSVPPCSNGSPLIGRIIFSRERQTGCGTVSCKKPRVLRQKSDHGAFSQSPAMKKQFDRHLPSPPALDSIITEYLREQHARCKNPVATCPPFSLFTPHQCPEPKQRRQAPINFTSRHTRRVIYPKYGGVDGGCFDRHLIFSRFRPISVFREADEDESGFMCCAFSARERFLMLGTCTGQLKLYNVFTGQEEASYSCHSSAITHLEPSRDGSLLLTSASWSYPLSALWGMKSVFIMKHSFLGDHYVEFSKLSQDRVIGTKEHVARIYDIQTGQVTLTLNNPDLANNYKRNCATFNPTDDLVLNDGVLWDVRTAQAIHKFDKFNMNISGVFHPNGLEVIVNTEIWDLRTFHLLHTVPALDQCRIVFNNNGTVIYGAMLQADDEDDMMEMQMKSPFGSSFRTFNATDYKPIATIDVKRNIFDLCTDTKDCYLAVIENQDSVNTDTVCRLYEVGRQRLAEEEEEDEEDQEDDDQEEDDDDDEDSDDDVDTDPLIAELENENGGEDEDDEEEDDGNDEFSPSDEEVARLLEDDVDVGDDDDEDDNDEDDSDNDDVDLDGDNDSSDNSDLEDDIILSLNE